From the Euphorbia lathyris chromosome 6, ddEupLath1.1, whole genome shotgun sequence genome, one window contains:
- the LOC136233894 gene encoding uncharacterized protein isoform X2 — translation MKTSLLANLTDLSDNYDPIPEEMGSRILKIIWNNLEDPLSQTVKQVHQVFDLFLDIQSNLHLGDGSQRIKSFLQSIASDLLRLGPRCKGRYAPLAFLTKRLGSKTMLEMSPHLLLETVQAYVDDDVCCAVTTFLKCFLECLRDECWSSNGVEKGYAVYRGYCIPPFIYGLAAGVSKLRSNLNTYALPVLLEVDVDSIFPMLAFISVGPSEELHGLSFPDVGITNIELGVEQKVAVLVSLLKVCRSLALVEGDINLCDSTSAALEAENGLGIDSTDLYAIINIKSIEFKVLVEWLALALSHTDELLRVDAAELLFLNPKTSSLPSYLELTLLKKAIPLNMRSCSTGFQMKWTSLFRKFFSRVRTALERQFKHGTWQPFLTYHRNESPSTKETEETAVERAGDLFNFMRWLSCFLFFSCYPSAPYRRKIMAMELILIMLNVWSIIPPSQDKCGSTVPESYVSPYSSGITSPDSTLLLVGSIIDSWDRLRENSFRILLYFPTPLPGISSEGIIERVVAWAKNLVCSPRVRESDAGALTLKLIFRKYVLELGWVVRASADVVCIQNQCEIVCGDGQIVGSKPPVLEYINSLIDWLNIVVEEGERNLSEACKSSFVHGVLLAMRYTFDELDWNSDSVISTISEFRLSLQKLLGLVMRITSIALWVVSADALYLPDMDEMPDDDNFLIDEVDMVGSSEPGDTDSKHGQESSGLEQIVMVGCWLAMKEVSLLLGTIIRKIPLPSSISCSGSLEAHVSDGKYPSTLTMTNAMFDLKQLEEIGNHFLEVLLKMKHNGAIDKTRAGFTALCNRLLCSNDPRLCRLTESWMEQLMERTVAKGQVVDDLLRRSAGIPAAFIALFLSEPEGAPKKLLPQALRWLIDVINSSLLGLVDAKDINTQSFSLSVAKSNQELDSEKSFESHGMEKKSKIRHEGLIPTVHAFNVLRAAFNDTNLATDTSGFAAEALIISVRSFSSPFWEVRNSACQAYTALVRRMIGFLNVQKRESARRALSGLEFFHRYPSLHPFFYNELKAATDLLMDATSGRTESNLAKAVHPSLCPMLILLSRLKPSPISSESGDDLDPFLFMPFIRRCSTQSNLRVRVLASKALVGLVSNEKLSVVLLNIASELPYMDDQTTATHVSSLLLNTNKGTYCPSFNSVHGMLLQLSSLLDANCRDLADFTKKEKILGDLIQVLATRSWLMSPKWCPCPILNASFLKVLDHMLSIARTGGRGKTFYAIRDLLLDLSTECLDVEYTKQFPHYDPTIAELREQAAISYFSCVLQVSKIDEGIVQMPRMHFSPDSKSLNLSETNSFTGLQKRLIRSLSDSSYEVRLATLKWLLNFLKSSESISESHHMSSSQIIQQWTNSNLQTKLFKLLDTETNHRCMNYILRIFFFWNLLQFKKLDAEKTAEIGFIGTMDSDSMFQLWDKLTSLYKITRHTKTKETLICCMAICVKRFASLLASCFLGYNEDTAKCNKSDQLERSAYLYECVALFVNVIKEHSSSSEPANMRKAAAESIIASGLLEQAEFISDSVFNHEIPLKQSDICFELKEAVNMYANQVLEIWFLCITLLEDEDDGVRQRLALNVQKCFLSKRSSSSHAGEVPTQVDKVIQLSFLHLSSIFGHWIDYLDFLLRWVLKSANYVVRKGDLVRRVFDKEIDNHHEEKLLICQICLYHVEKLPILKQGLADMAIKQELKNYLYSWRKRYCNQLMSFAEHQVEKERVDWIGGVGNHKDEFLPVYANLLGFYTLTKCICNGEIEDDTALVSDVVQLGKAINPFLRNPMISNLYLLLVKSLEKRAVEELIHEFKDVSVWDEFDPYFLLR, via the exons ATGAAGACATCGTTGTTGGCTAATCTAACTGATCTATCGGATAATTATGATCCGATTCCAGAGGAAATGGGAAGCCGCATACTGAAGATTATATGGAATAACTTGGAAGATCCTTTAAGTCAAACAGTGAAACAAGTTCATCAGGTTTTTGACCTTTTCTTAGACATTCAATCAAATCTTCATTTGGGAGATGGTAGTCAGAGAATAAAATCATTTCTACAAAGTATTGCTTCAGATCTTCTCAGGCTAGGGCCACGTTGCAAGGGAAGATATGCCCCTTTAGCTTTCTTGACAAAGAGATTGGGGTCAAAAACAATGCTGGAAATGAGTCCTCACTTGCTCCTTGAAACTGTGCAAGCCTATGTTGACGATGACGTGTGTTGTGCGGTCACAACATTCTTGAAATGCTTCCTTGAGTGCTTGCGTGATGAGTGTTGGAGCAGCAACGGTGTTGAGAAAGGGTATGCAGTATACAGAGGCTATTGCATACCCCCTTTTATTTATGGGCTAGCAGCAGGAGTGTCAAAGCTTCGCTCGAATTTGAACACTTATGCATTGCCAGTTTTGCTAGAGGTTGATGTGGATAGCATATTTCCCATGCTTGCGTTTATCTCAGTTGGCCCTAGTGAAGAGCTGCATGGACTGTCATTTCCTGACGTAGGTATCACAAACATAGAACTGGGGGTTGAACAGAAAGTGGCTGTTTTAGTCTCTTTGCTTAAGGTATGCCGTTCGCTTGCTTTGGTTGAGGGGGATATTAATTTATGCGATAGTACTTCAGCTGCATTGGAGGCTGAGAATGGACTGGGAATAGATAGCACTGATCTATATGCCATTATCAATATAAAGTCGATAGAGTTTAAGGTCCTGGTTGAATGGTTAGCGTTGGCACTGAGTCATACTGATGAGTTGCTTCGTGTAGATGCTGCAGAGTTGCTCTTCTTGAACCCAAAGACATCTAGTCTTCCTTCCTATTTAGAATTGACGCTTCTGAAAAAAGCTATTCCACTGAACATGAGAAGTTGCTCTACAGGTTTCCAGATGAAGTGGACCAGTTTGTTCCGAAAGTTCTTTTCTCGAGTTCGAACAGCTCTGGAGAGACAATTTAAGCATGGGACCTGGCAACCCTTTCTGACCTACCATCGTAATGAATCTCCGTCAACTAAGGAAACTGAAGAAACTGCAGTTGAAAGGGCAGGGGACCTTTTTAATTTTATGCGATGGTTgtcttgttttttatttttctcatgCTATCCGTCTGCTCCTTATAGAAGAAAAATTATGGCTATGGAGCTCATACTGATAATGCTTAATGTTTGGTCTATTATACCACCTTCTCAAGATAAGTGCGGTTCCACTGTTCCTGAAAGCTATGTTAGTCCTTACAGTAGTGGAATAACTTCACCTGATTCAACTTTGTTATTAGTTGGATCTATCATTGATAGTTGGGACAGGCTGAGAGAGAACTCTTTTCGTATCTTGCTGTATTTTCCAACGCCCCTTCCTGGGATTTCAAGTGAAGGCATAATCGAGAGAGTGGTTGCATGGGCTAAGAACTTAGTTTGCAGCCCACGTGTGAGAGAAAGTGATGCTGGGGCCTTGACTTTAAAGCTCATATTCAGGAAGTATGTCTTGGAGCTAGGATGGGTTGTCAGAGCTTCTGCTGATGTTGTTTGTATTCAAAATCAATGTGAAATAGTTTGTGGAGATGGTCAAATAGTTGGGTCTAAGCCTCCTGTATTAGAATATATAAACTCATTGATTGATTGGCTGAATATTGTTGTAGAGGAGGGAGAGAGGAATCTTTCTGAAGCTTGCAAAAGTAGTTTTGTTCATGGTGTTCTGCTTGCTATGCGGTATACTTTTGATGAATTAGACTGGAATTCTGATTCAGTCATCTCTACCATATCTGAGTTTAGACTATCATTGCAGAAACTGTTGGGATTGGTCATGCGAATTACTTCAATAGCACTTTGGGTGGTTTCTGCAGATGCTTTGTATCTGCCTGACATGGATGAAATGCCTGATGATGATAATTTCTTGATAGATGAAGTGGATATGGTAGGGTCATCAGAACCCGGGGACACTGATTCAAAACATGGGCAAGAAAGCAGCGGGCTGGAGCAGATTGTCATGGTCGGTTGTTGGCTAGCTATGAAAGAG GTGAGTCTTCTTCTAGGAACCATTATTAGAAAAATTCCTTTGCCGAGCAGCATTAGTTGCTCTGGTTCACTGGAAGCCCATGTTTCTGATGGTAAATACCCTTCCACACTGACTATGACCAATGCAATGTTCGATCTGAAACAACTTGAAGAGATTGGGAACCACTTCTTGGAAGTTCTTTTGAAGATGAAGCATAATGGAGCAATTGATAAGACAAGGGCTGGATTTACAGCACTTTGCAACAGATTGCTTTGCTCTAATGACCCAAG ACTTTGCAGGTTGACAGAATCTTGGATGGAGCAACTTATGGAAAGAACTGTGGCCAAGGGACAAGTTGTGGATGATCTGTTAAGGAGAAGTGCTGGTATTCCTGCAGCATTTATTGCTCTGTTTCTCTCTGAGCCTGAAGGAGCACCCAAGAAGCTTCTTCCACAGGCTTTGCGATGGCTAATAGATGTAATTAACAGCTCTTTGCTAGGTCTAGTTGATGCCAAGGACATAAACACTCAGTCGTTCAGTCTTTCAGTAGCAAAATCAAACCAAGAACTTGATTCTGAAAAATCATTTGAGAGTCATGGGATGGAGAAGAAATCAAAAATTCGACATGAGGGTCTAATTCCAACAGTACATGCATTTAACGTTCTTAGAGCTGCTTTCAATGACACAAACCTGGCTACTGATACATCTGGTTTTGCTGCGGAGGCTTTGATTATTTCAGTCCGCTCTTTCTCTTCTCCATTCTGGGAGGTCCGAAATAGTGCATGTCAAGCATACACTGCCTTGGTACGACGCATGATAGGATTCCTAAATGTTCAAAAAAGAGAATCTGCTCGACGTGCATTAAGTGGGCTTGAATTTTTTCATAG GTATCCCTCATTACATCCATTCTTTTACAATGAACTGAAAGCTGCAACTGATTTGCTTATGGATGCTACCTCTGGCCGTACAGAATCTAATCTTGCAAAGGCTGTTCATCCAAGCTTGTGTCCTATGTTGATTCTTTTGTCCAGGCTCAAGCCTTCACCAATATCAAGTGAGAGTGGAGATGACCTGGATCCTTTCCTTTTTATGCCATTCATCAGGAGATGCTCAACTCAGAGTAATCTGCGAGTTCGCGTTCTTGCATCTAAAGCTTTAGTTGGCCTGGTATCTAATGAGAAACTTTCAGTTGTCCTCTTGAATATTGCTTCTGAATTGCCTTACATGGATGATCAAACCACTGCTACTCATGTTTCCTCATTGTTATTGAACACCAATAAAGGAACATACTGTCCTTCTTTCAATTCAGTCCATGGAATGCTATTGCAACTAAGTTCTCTTCTGGATGCAAATTGTAGAGACCTGGCTGATTTTACGAAGAAAGAAAAGATTCTTGGGGATTTGATACAAGTTCTTGCTACACGGTCATGGCTTATGAGCCCAAAATGGTGTCCTTGCCCTATCCTTAATGCCTCATTTCTGAAAGTGCTCGATCACATGCTTAGCATAGCAAGAACAGGCGGTCGTGGTAAAACTTTTTATGCAATTCGTGATTTGCTTTTGGATCTATCTACAGAATGCTTAGATGTAGAATATACTAAACAATTTCCACATTACGACCCAACTATAGCAGAACTCCGTGAACAGGCAGCCATCTCCTATTTCAGTTGTGTGCTGCAGGTTTCTAAGATAGATGAAGGGATTGTTCAGATGCCTCGTATGCATTTTTCACCTGATTCAAAATCGTTGAACTTATCTGAAACAAACAGTTTTACAGGCCTTCAGAAAAGGCTGATACGATCCTTGTCAGATTCATCATATGAAGTTCGGCTTGCAACACTAAAATGGCTTCTGAACTTTCTCAAGTCGTCTGAATCTATCAGCGAAAGTCATCATATGTCTAGCAGTCAAATTATTCAGCAGTGGACTAATTCAAACCTGCAGACAAAGCTGTTTAAATTATTGGACACAGAGACGAACCATAGATGTATGAATTACATCCTGaggatttttttcttttggaacTTACTGCAGTTTAAGAAATTGGATGCCGAAAAGACTGCTGAAATTGGGTTTATTGGTACAATGGATTCTGATTCCATGTTTCAGTTATGGGATAAACTGACATCCTTGTACAAAATCACAAGACATACAAAGACCAAAGAGACACTCATTTGCTGCATGGCTATATGTGTGAAACGTTTTGCAAGTTTGTTAGCCAGCTGTTTTCTTGGCTATAACGAGGACACTGCTAAATGTAACAAATCAGATCAATTAGAAAGATCAGCCTACTTGTATGAATGTGTTGCTCTTTTTGTTAATGTGATTAAGGAACATAGTTCTTCGTCTGAGCCTGCAAACATGCGCAAGGCAGCTGCTGAATCTATAATTGCATCTGGTCTGTTGGAACAGGCTGAATTCATCAGTGATTCTGTATTCAATCATGAGATCCCTTTGAAACAGTCAGATATCTGTTTTGAACTCAAGGAAGCTGTTAATATGTATGCTAATCAAGTGCTTGAGATATGGTTCTTGTGCATCACATTGCTGGAGGATGAAGATGATGGGGTCAGACAAAGGCTTGCTTTGAATGTACAGAAATGCTTTTTGTCAAAAAGATCAAGCAGCTCTCATGCGGGAGAGGTCCCAACCCAAGTTGATAAAGTGATTCAATTGAGCTTTCTGCACCTTTCCTCTATCTTTGGCCACTGGATCGATTACTTAGATTTTCTCTTACGGTGGGTACTGAAATCAGCAAATTATGTTGTACGGAAAGGAGATCTTGTGAGGCGAGTCTTTGACAAGGAAATTGATAATCATCATGAAGAAAAGTTGTTGATCTGTCAAATTTGTTTGTATCATGTGGAGAAGCTTCCCATTTTAAAACAAGGGTTGGCTGATATGGCGATAAAACAAGAgttgaaaaactatttatacAGCTGGAGAAAAAGATATTGTAATCAGTTGATGTCATTTGCTGAGCACCAAGTTGAGAAAGAAAGAGTTGATTGGATAGGTGGTGTAGGTAACCACAAAGATGAATTTTTACCTGTTTATGCAAATTTGCTTGGCTTTTATACTCTCACGAAGTGCATTTGCAATGGCGAAATTGAGGACGATACAGCTCTAGTATCAGATGTTGTCCAACTTGGTAAAGCTATCAATCCATTTTTGAGGAATCCTATGATTTCTAATCTTTATTTATTACTTGTAAAATCACTTGAGAAAAGAGCTGTTGAGGAGCTGATTCATGAATTTAAGGATGTCTCGGTTTGGGATGAATTTGATCCTTATTTTCTTCTTAGATAA